CACCACATTCGAATTCCTCAAGGGCCGCCCGCACGCGCCGACCGGCGCGGATTGGGATGCCGCGGTGCAGGCGTGGAGCCAGTTGCGCACCGATGAGGGCGCCGAATTCGACACCGAGGTCTACATCGATGCCTCGACCCTGAGCCCGTTCGTGACCTGGGGGACCAACCCGGGGCAGGGTGTGCCGCTCTCGGCGGCGGTGCCCGACCCCGAGATGATGCTCGACGACGATGCCAAGCAGGCCGCCGAGAAAGCCTTGGCTTATATGGATCTTCGAGCGGGTACCCCGATGCGTGAGATCGCGGTCGACACGGTGTTCGTCGGCTCGTGCACCAACGGCCGCATCGAGGATCTGCGGGTGGTCGCCGAGATCCTGGACGGCCGCAAGGTCGCCGACGGCGTCCGCATGCTGGTGGTGCCCGGATCCATGCGGGTCCGCGAGCAAGCCGAATCCGAAGGTTTGGGAGCGATCTTCACCGCCGCGGGAGCCGAGTGGCGTCAGGCCGGCTGCTCGATGTGTCTGGGAATGAACCCCGATCAGCTCGCCCCGGGGGAGCGTTGCGCGTCGACCTCCAACCGCAATTTCGAAGGACGGCAGGGCAAGGGCGGTCGTACCCACCTGGTGTCACCGGCTGTGGCAGCCGCCACAGCGGTGCGCGGCACCCTGTCTTCCCCTGCCGATCTGGCCCCCGTCGGCCGATAAGCCGCCCCCGGCTCAGCCTCAAACCGCTAGGAGTACCAGGACATGCAAGCTTTTGACACCCACACCGGGATCGGCGTTCCGCTGCGCCGGTCCAATGTCGACACCGACCAGATCATCCCGGCGGTGTATTTGAAGCGGGTCACCCGAACGGGTTTCGAGGACGGTCTGTTCGCGGCATGGCGCACCGATCCGTCCTTCATTCTGAATTTGGCGCCATTCGACAAGGGATCCGTTTTGGTGGCCGGCCCCGATTTCGGCACCGGATCCTCCCGGGAACACGCCGTCTGGGCGCTCATGGATTACGGCTTCCGGGTCGTCATCTCGCCGCGGTTCGCCGATATTTTCCGGGGCAATGCCGGCAAGGCGGGCCTTTTGGCGGCCGAAGTTTCCCACGACGATGTCGAACTTCTTTGGAAGCTGATCGAGCAGAATCCGGGCCTGGAAATCACTGTCAATCTTCAAGATCGAACCATTGCCGCCGGAACGGTCCTGCTGCCGTTCACGATTGATGACTACACCGCCTGGAGGCTGCTCGAGGGGCTCGACGATATAGGCCTTACGCTGCGGAAACAGGCCGAAATCGAGGAATACGAGCGGCACCGTCCGAGCTTCAAACCGAGGACTCTTCCGGCCTGAATTCGCCGGTTCCGGGCCCCCAAATATGGCCCGGCAACCTCATTCTCGGACGCCGGTACCACTGTCGGTGTGGGCCAACCGGATTGCAAAAATGTTCGCTAGCTACGCTTGAAACCGCGCGTGGCTCTTGGAAATATGTGCCCAATGGGTTTACCGTGTCCTCTAGTCGGTCCAAGGTGGACCACTGGACTTCGGAGGGTTTGCATGAACAAAGCAGAGCTCATCGACGCACTCACAACCAAGTTGGGCACCGATCGTCGACAGGCTACTGCCGCGGTTGAGAACATCGTCGACACGATCGTGCGTGCGGTGCACAAGGGTGAGAGCGTCACGATTACCGGCTTCGGCGTTTTCGAGCAGCGTCGCCGCGCCGCCCGTGTGGCTCGCAACCCGCGCACCGGTGAGACCGTCAAGGTCAAGCCGACGTCGGTTCCGGCCTTCCGGCCCGGCGCTCAGTTCAAGGCGGTTGTCTCTGGCGCGCAGCGTCTCCCGGCAGACGGCCCCGCCGTCAAGCGCGGTGTGGCCGCGGCTCCGGCCAAGCGTGGCGCCGCCAAGAAGGCTGCTGTCAAGAAGGCTGTCGCCAAGAAGGCCGCTCCCGCGGTGAAGAAGGCTGCTGTCAAGAAGGCTGTCGCCAAGAAGGCCGCTCCCGCGGTGAAGAAGGCTGCTGTCAAGAAGGCTGTCGCCAAGAAGGCCGCTCCCGCGGTGAAGAAGGCTGCTGTCAAGAAGGCTGTCGCCAAGAAGGCCGCTCCCGCGGTCAAGAAGGCTGCTGTCAAGAAGGCTGTCGCCAAGAAGGCCGCTCCCGCGGCCAAGAAGGCTCCGGCCAAGAAGGCTCCCGCCAAGCGCGGCGGCCGCAAGTAATTTCGGCAAGTACTGCAAAAGCACCCCAGAACTTAGGTTCTGGGGTGCTTTTGCGTGTGCCGGCGGGCTGGGGGTACCTCCCGCTTGCGGGGGAGAGCGCAGCGACCGGGGGAGTCGCGTGGCTCAGGTCTTGACGGCCAGCGGGCTGCCGATGTGGTCGGCGGCGACGAGTCGCCCGCCCACCGAGGACAGCACCCAGGTGCTGCCCTTGCGGTTGCGCGATTTGTCCGGACGCACACCGTCGCGTTCGCACCACCACGCGATGAGATCGGGAATCACCTTGCCCTGGGTGCAGATCACCGGTGTCGCTTCGGCGGACGCGGCGGCGATCTCCAGAATGCGGGCACGGGCGGCCTTGCGGTTCTGGGCGTAGGCCTCCTCGGTCAGCGAGGGCTCGACACCGATCTCGGTACCGAGTTCCTGGGCCAGTGGTGCCAGGGTCTGCTGACACCGCACCCGAGGCGCGGCGTGCAGTTCGGTCGCTCCGAACGCGAGCAGTTGCCCCACCAGCGATTCGGCCTGCGCGCGTCCGAGCTTGTCCAGGGGCCGTTTCCAGTCCTCACCTTTGTACTTGGATCGGGACCCGGCCCGGGCATGGCGCACGATGATCGTCGTCTGGGTATCGGCCGGCACTTTGGCGAAGCGTCGCAGTACCTTCCGGTCGTGGGCGTACTGCAGCCGCTTCATCGCCTCCTTGGGGGTGAGCCAGAGCAGCTCGTCGACTTCCTCGTTGGCGATGAACTCACCGTCACCGGCACCGGCGGCCCAGTACACGACCCGTTTCACGGTGTCTTCCACCGGATAACTGATGACGGCCAGCCGGCGGCCGAGACGGCTGTGAAAACCGGTCTCCTCCCGGATCTCCCGCACCGCGGTGACCGGATGGGCCTCGCCCGGGTCCACCTTGCCCTTCGGTAGGGACCAGTCGTCATAGCGGGGTCGGTGCACGATGGCGACCTCGGTTCGTCCCGCATGTTCGCGCCACAGCACGGCGCCGGCGGCGTGCACCACCGCACCAGCGGAGTGTGGCCCCGTCGCGGTCTTGCGGGTCGAGCTGTCCGACACATCAACTCCCATACGTTGTCAGTGGCCGACAGGTCGACGATCTAGGGCGATCGGTGTTTCGCCATCAGCGCGACCTGGTGGTCGCGCACGGTGTGGCCGGGCAGCGGCAGCGCCGTCCACCGCCCATCCGATTGGAGCTCCCAGCATCTGGTCGCCGGATCCATGGTGGATTCGAACATCTCGTCCAACTGGGCGGTCAGACGGGGATCCTTGACCTGTGCCATCACCTCGACCCGGCGGTCGAGGTTACGGTGCATCATGTCCGCGCTGCCGATCCAGAACTCGTTGATGGCGTGGAAGTGAATAATTCGGGAGTGTTCCAGAAAACGGCCGAGGATCGAGCGCACCACGATGTTCTCGGAAAGATCGGGCTGGCCCGGACGCAGCGCGCAGATCCCGCGCACCACCACCTCGACCCGGACCCCGGCGGCCGACGCCCGGTACAGCGCGTCGATCACCTGCTCGTCGACCAGAGCATTGGCCTTCAGCCGGATTCGCCCGTTGCCGCGCTCGCGGTGCGCGACGGCCTCCCGTTCGATGCGCTCGACGATGCCCCTGCGGACACCGTGCGGGGCGACCAGCAGATTGCGGTAGGAATCCTTGCGGGAGTACCCGGTCAGCGAGTTGAACAGATCTGTCAGGTCCGCGCCGATGTCGGGTGAGGCGGTCAGCAAACCGACATCCTCATACAGCCGAGCGGTTTTCGGGTTGTAGTTGCCGGTGCCGATATGGCAGTACCGGCGTATGGTCGACCCCTCCCGGCGCACCACCAGCGCGGTCTTGCAGTGCGTCTTCAGTCCGACGAGCCCGTACACCACGTGCACGCCGGCCTGCTCAAGCTTGCGGGCCCACTTGATGTTGGCCTGCTCGTCGAAGCGTGCCTTGATCTCGACGAGCGCGACCACCTGCTTGCCGGCCTCGGCGGCGTCGATGAGCGCGTTGACGATCGGGGAGTCACCGGATGTGCGGTACAGGGTCTGCTTGATCGCCAGCACGTTCGGGTCCGCGGCCGCCTGCTCGACGAACCGCTGCACCGTCGTGGAGAAGGAGTCATACGGGTGATGCACGAGCACATCGCCGTCGCGCAGTGTGGAGAAGATGCTCTTGGGTGTCTCGCGCTCGCCGAACGCCGCCGGGGTGGCGGGCACGAACGGCCGGTCCTTGAGGTCGGGCCGGTCCACCCCGTAGATCTGCCACAGCGACGAAAGGTCGAGCAGTCCCGGCACCTCGATCACATCACCGGGATGCACGTCGAGTTCGCGCAACAGCAGCTCGAGCATGTTCTCGGTCATGTCGTCGGCGACCTCGAGGCGCACCGGTGACCCGAACCGGCGTCGCGCCAGTTCGCGCTCCAGCGCCTGCAAAAGGTCCTCGTCACGGTCCTCGGCGACCTCGAAGTCGGCGTTGCGGGTGATGCGGAATGCATGCTGCTCCACGATTTCCAGACCCGGGAACAGCACCGACAGGTACGCGCCGATGAGTTCCTCCAGCGGCAGGAACCGCAGCGGGCCGGGGGTGCCGTCGGCGCCCTCACGCCGGGGCAGTTCCACGAACCGGTCCACGTTGTCGGGCACCTTGACGCGGGCGAAGTGCTGGGTGCGGTCATCGGGGTTGCGCACCGTGACGGCCAGATTCAGGCTCAGACCGCTGACGAAGGGGAACGGGTGCGCCGGGTCCACCGCCAGCGGTGTCAGCACCGGGAACACCTGCTCGGTGAAATAGGAGGACAACGCCGCGTGCTCGTCGTCCTCCAGGTCCGACCAGCTGACGATGAGGATGCCCTTCTCGGCCAGCGCGGGGCGCACCGATTCCCGGAACACCTGCGCATGCCGGCTGGAGATCTGCTGGGTCCGCTCACCGATGCGGCGCAACTGTTCCCGCGGTGACAGGCCGTCGGCCGAGCGCACCGACAGACCCATCTCGTCGCGGCGCTTCAGGCCGGCCACCCGCACCATGTAGAACTCATCGAGATTGGAAGAGAAGATGGCCAGGAACTTCGCCCGCTCCAGCAGCGGCAGCGAGGTGTCGGCGGCCAGTGCGAGCACCCGGGCGTTGAAGTCCAGCCAGCTCAGCTCCCGGTTGAGATAGCGGTCCTCGGGCAGGGCGTCCTCGACGGCGGCGGCGGTGGCCGCAGGCGGCACATCGGGGGCCGGGTGCACCACGGCGTCCACACCGTTCGTCGCTGTCCGGTCGGAGTCAGCAGTCGTCGTCTCGGCGTCCGTCATGACTCGATCATTGCCTATCGCCACCGTGCTTACCAGTGCTCAGCCATCGCTGCCGGTGCAGGGCAGTGCGCCCACCACCCGCCGGGTGGCCGGACCGAGCCCCAGCGTCAGCGCGGCCGTGAGGTCATCGGGGGTGTCGATGTCGCAGCGCAACCCCGGCCAGCTGCCGGTCAACGGCACCGCCCCCGAATCCGTATGCCGCTGTGTGGATTCCGTGCCGAAGCACGGGTCCAGCGGCACCCCGAACGCGAACAACGCCGAGGTTCCGGTGCCGTGCCGGTCCCCGACGAAACTGCGCGCGTGCCGCTCGGCGGAGGCCAGTGCCTCGGCCAGCTCGTGCGGTTTGAGGGCCGGCAGGTCACCTTGCAGGACAACGGTGTTGGCGGTGGTACCGGCGGTTTCGGCGGCGCGCAGCGCGTTGTTGAGCGGGTCGGGATGGCCGGCCGGGGTCGGATCGAGCAGGGCGTGGGCACCGAGGTCGCGGGCCGCCGCGGCGGCATCCGGGTCGGGGGTCACGACGGTGATCGAACTCACGGCCGGAACCGCGGCGGCCGCCGAGACGGTGTCCATCAGCATGGCCAGCACCAGATGCTCCCGCGCCGAAGCGGAGAGCACCGGTGCCAGCCGTGTCTTGGCCGCGGTCAATCGCTTCACCGCGATCAGCAAGCCGACCTCCGGCCGCGCGCTGGTGCCCGTCATATCCGCCATCCTGCCAGCCTTCCCGATGCAGCTAGGGTGAAGCGGTGGTCGAAGCCGCAGTAATGGGAGCCGGTGCGTGGGGGACAGCGCTGGCCAAGGTGCTTGCCGATGCCGGGAACGACGTGAGGTTGTGGACCCGCCGGGCCGAGCTCGCCGACGAGATCAATGCCACCCGGCGCAATCCGGACTACCTCGGGGACATCGCGCTGCCGGCCGGCATCCGGGCCACCGGTGACGCGGCCGAAGCGCTGGACGGCGCCTGCACGGTGCTGCTGGGTGTGCCGTCGCAGACGCTGCGTCCCAACCTCGAGTCCTGGAAGCAGCTGATCTCCCCGGACGCCACCCTGGTCAGTCTCGCCAAGGGCATCGAGCTGGAGACCCTGATGCGGATGAGCCAGGTGATCACCCAGGTCACCGGCGCCGACCCGGCGCGGGTCGCGGTGGTGACGGGGCCGAACCTGGCCAAGGAGGTCGCCGACGAGCAGCCTGCCGCCACCGTGATCGCGTGCACCGACTCCGGCCGTGCGGTCGCGCTGCAGCGGGCCATGTCCACCGCCTACTTCCGGCCCTACACGAACTCCGATGTGGTCGGCGCCGAGATCGGCGGGGCCTGCAAGAACGTCATCGCGCTGGCCTGCGGGATGGCCGCCGGCGTCGGCCTCGGCGAGAACACCTCGGCCGCCATCATCACCCGCGGGTTGGCGGAGATCATGCGGTTGGGAATCGCTTTGGGGGCCAAGGGGTCAACGCTGGCCGGCCTGGCCGGCGTCGGTGACCTGGTGGCCACCTGCACCTCACCCCAATCGCGCAACCGGTCCTTCGGTGAGCGGCTGGGCAAGGGCGGGTCGATGGAGTCGGCGCTGAGCGCCGCGCAGGGCCATGTCGCCGAGGGCGCCACGTCGTGCCAGTCGGTGCTGGCGCTCGCCTCGAGTTACGACGTGGAGATGCCGCTCACCGATGCCGTGCATCGGGTGTGCCATCGCGGGCTGTCCGTCGAGCAGGCGGTCATGCTGCTTCTGGGTCGCAGTACCAAACCGGAGTGACCGGAAAGGGGTACCCCATGGACGGATACGGTGACTCCACCCGAACCGTGAATGCTGTTGGTGCACACGCTGTTCCGGGTGAGCCGGTGGCGCCGGTGCCGTTTCCGGCCTCGGCGTACCACTTGTCCCCGGACGAGGCCGAGCCCATGGACACCTATGGCCGGGCCTCGAATCCGACGTGGCGGCAGCTGGAATCCGCCCTGGCCGAACTGGAGGGCGCGGCCTCGGCGCTGGCCTTCGGGTCCGGGATGGGGGCGATCAGTGCGGCCCTGCGGGTGCTGGCGAAACCGGGCACCACGCTGGTGGTGCCGGCCGACGGCTACTACCAGGTGCGCCGGTATGCCGCCGAATACCTGAAGCCGCTGGGGGTCACCGTGGTGGAGGCCGCCGCCGCGCAGATGTGCGAGGCCGCCGGCCACGCCGACGTCGTGCTCGCCGAGACCCCGGTGAATCCGACGCTGGACGTGGTGGATCTGCACCGGCTGGCCACCATCTGCCGGTCCCGCAGATCCACCTTGATCGTCGACAACACCGCGGCCACACCGCTGGGCCTGCAGCCGTTGTCGCTGGGTGCCGATCTGGTGGTCGCCAGCGCCACCAAATCCCTGGCCGGTCACAGCGATCTGCTGGCCGGATACGTGGCAGGCAGCCATCCCGGGTTGATGGCCGCCATCGAGCGGGACC
This region of Mycolicibacterium diernhoferi genomic DNA includes:
- a CDS encoding RNA degradosome polyphosphate kinase is translated as MTDAETTTADSDRTATNGVDAVVHPAPDVPPAATAAAVEDALPEDRYLNRELSWLDFNARVLALAADTSLPLLERAKFLAIFSSNLDEFYMVRVAGLKRRDEMGLSVRSADGLSPREQLRRIGERTQQISSRHAQVFRESVRPALAEKGILIVSWSDLEDDEHAALSSYFTEQVFPVLTPLAVDPAHPFPFVSGLSLNLAVTVRNPDDRTQHFARVKVPDNVDRFVELPRREGADGTPGPLRFLPLEELIGAYLSVLFPGLEIVEQHAFRITRNADFEVAEDRDEDLLQALERELARRRFGSPVRLEVADDMTENMLELLLRELDVHPGDVIEVPGLLDLSSLWQIYGVDRPDLKDRPFVPATPAAFGERETPKSIFSTLRDGDVLVHHPYDSFSTTVQRFVEQAAADPNVLAIKQTLYRTSGDSPIVNALIDAAEAGKQVVALVEIKARFDEQANIKWARKLEQAGVHVVYGLVGLKTHCKTALVVRREGSTIRRYCHIGTGNYNPKTARLYEDVGLLTASPDIGADLTDLFNSLTGYSRKDSYRNLLVAPHGVRRGIVERIEREAVAHRERGNGRIRLKANALVDEQVIDALYRASAAGVRVEVVVRGICALRPGQPDLSENIVVRSILGRFLEHSRIIHFHAINEFWIGSADMMHRNLDRRVEVMAQVKDPRLTAQLDEMFESTMDPATRCWELQSDGRWTALPLPGHTVRDHQVALMAKHRSP
- a CDS encoding cystathionine gamma-lyase, with amino-acid sequence MDGYGDSTRTVNAVGAHAVPGEPVAPVPFPASAYHLSPDEAEPMDTYGRASNPTWRQLESALAELEGAASALAFGSGMGAISAALRVLAKPGTTLVVPADGYYQVRRYAAEYLKPLGVTVVEAAAAQMCEAAGHADVVLAETPVNPTLDVVDLHRLATICRSRRSTLIVDNTAATPLGLQPLSLGADLVVASATKSLAGHSDLLAGYVAGSHPGLMAAIERDRLLAGPVLGVFEAWLVLRSLGSAGLRIDRQCRNAHAVALMLRDHPAVRSVRYPGLPQDPSHAVAVEQMRRFGGLVSVELADAGAVHRLVERSALLVAATSFGGIHTCVDRRARWGDPVPDGFARISLGIEDTDDIVADIERALT
- the leuD gene encoding 3-isopropylmalate dehydratase small subunit yields the protein MQAFDTHTGIGVPLRRSNVDTDQIIPAVYLKRVTRTGFEDGLFAAWRTDPSFILNLAPFDKGSVLVAGPDFGTGSSREHAVWALMDYGFRVVISPRFADIFRGNAGKAGLLAAEVSHDDVELLWKLIEQNPGLEITVNLQDRTIAAGTVLLPFTIDDYTAWRLLEGLDDIGLTLRKQAEIEEYERHRPSFKPRTLPA
- a CDS encoding HU family DNA-binding protein, whose protein sequence is MNKAELIDALTTKLGTDRRQATAAVENIVDTIVRAVHKGESVTITGFGVFEQRRRAARVARNPRTGETVKVKPTSVPAFRPGAQFKAVVSGAQRLPADGPAVKRGVAAAPAKRGAAKKAAVKKAVAKKAAPAVKKAAVKKAVAKKAAPAVKKAAVKKAVAKKAAPAVKKAAVKKAVAKKAAPAVKKAAVKKAVAKKAAPAAKKAPAKKAPAKRGGRK
- a CDS encoding NUDIX hydrolase — encoded protein: MGVDVSDSSTRKTATGPHSAGAVVHAAGAVLWREHAGRTEVAIVHRPRYDDWSLPKGKVDPGEAHPVTAVREIREETGFHSRLGRRLAVISYPVEDTVKRVVYWAAGAGDGEFIANEEVDELLWLTPKEAMKRLQYAHDRKVLRRFAKVPADTQTTIIVRHARAGSRSKYKGEDWKRPLDKLGRAQAESLVGQLLAFGATELHAAPRVRCQQTLAPLAQELGTEIGVEPSLTEEAYAQNRKAARARILEIAAASAEATPVICTQGKVIPDLIAWWCERDGVRPDKSRNRKGSTWVLSSVGGRLVAADHIGSPLAVKT
- a CDS encoding NAD(P)H-dependent glycerol-3-phosphate dehydrogenase, which produces MVEAAVMGAGAWGTALAKVLADAGNDVRLWTRRAELADEINATRRNPDYLGDIALPAGIRATGDAAEALDGACTVLLGVPSQTLRPNLESWKQLISPDATLVSLAKGIELETLMRMSQVITQVTGADPARVAVVTGPNLAKEVADEQPAATVIACTDSGRAVALQRAMSTAYFRPYTNSDVVGAEIGGACKNVIALACGMAAGVGLGENTSAAIITRGLAEIMRLGIALGAKGSTLAGLAGVGDLVATCTSPQSRNRSFGERLGKGGSMESALSAAQGHVAEGATSCQSVLALASSYDVEMPLTDAVHRVCHRGLSVEQAVMLLLGRSTKPE
- the cofC gene encoding 2-phospho-L-lactate guanylyltransferase, producing the protein MTGTSARPEVGLLIAVKRLTAAKTRLAPVLSASAREHLVLAMLMDTVSAAAAVPAVSSITVVTPDPDAAAAARDLGAHALLDPTPAGHPDPLNNALRAAETAGTTANTVVLQGDLPALKPHELAEALASAERHARSFVGDRHGTGTSALFAFGVPLDPCFGTESTQRHTDSGAVPLTGSWPGLRCDIDTPDDLTAALTLGLGPATRRVVGALPCTGSDG